In the genome of Anas platyrhynchos isolate ZD024472 breed Pekin duck chromosome 21, IASCAAS_PekinDuck_T2T, whole genome shotgun sequence, one region contains:
- the LOC101805107 gene encoding protein FAM83D yields the protein MANPSQWLEEGAGRWPEPGPGLYSEAQRLALEELVAGGPEALRAFLRREQLPPFLSEPEVQAIARGAVPPAAAEEEPPSLGASPAASSLTYFPERSDVEPPALELGWPGFAAGAFRGLTRVEAHFQPGCGDGGCGCKEAVRRQIRSARQVIAIVMDSFTDTDIFSDLQDAYNKRKVPVYILLDQGFLPYFLEMCKNLGVCPEQESMMRVRTLTGNIYYVRSGAKVIGKVHEKFMLIDGIRVTTGSYSFTWTDGKLNSCNLLVLSGQVVEQFDLQFRILYAQSDPISPKRLSSSRNSGMFDHLVSRRESSKEYSVKSNLRAKFARMSSTPKKMLKGLDLAEGTPGGKPCNLGHSCISEVEWFSDQEATAEQKNASTQTGQWEEEPAVMVCNAGTQTNVLTDEIGTQTSVAARMTGTQTSVLLKTAVTQTKEEECAETPLLYRRASKEESFPPGKSVSNSSLRSLSSSSSRCSVTSSTSSLSSICSIEYSSSHRAEYFQKLHKERQFHYSTIRSKFSHMVDILSRRRRVPENYMNHYTGKCNLNQRRDISTSLRSLRDVSLFSLNK from the exons ATGGCCAACCCGTCGCAGTGGCTGGAGGAGGGCGCCGGGCGCTGGccggagccggggccggggctgtaCAGCGAGGCGCAGCGGCTGGcgctggaggagctggtggcGGGCGGCCCCGAGGCGCTGCGGGCCTTCCTGCGGCGGGAGCAGCTGCCGCCCTTCCTGTCGGAGCCCGAGGTGCAGGCCATCGCGCGGGGCGCCGTGCCGCCCGCCGCGGCCGAGGAGGAGCCGCCGTCGCTCGGCGCCTCGCCGGCCGCCTCGTCGCTCACCTACTTCCCCGAGCGCTCGGACGTGGAGCCGCCGgcgctggagctgggctggccGGGCTTCGCCGCCGGCGCCTTCCGCGGGCTGACGCGGGTGGAGGCGCACTTCCAGCCGGGCTGCGGGGACGGCGGCTGCGGCTGCAAGGAGGCGGTGCGGCGCCAGATCCGCTCCGCGCGGCAG GTAATTGCCATTGTGATGGATTCCTTCACGGATACTGATATTTTCAGTGACCTTCAGGATGCCTACAACAAGCGCAAGGTCCCTGTCTATATCCTTCTTGACCAGGGCTTTCTACCCTACTTCTTGGAAATGTGCAAGAATTTAGGAGTCTGTCCCGAGCAGGAAAGT ATGATGAGAGTTCGAACTCTTACTGGGAACATATACTACGTGAGGTCAGGCGCCAAAGTCATTGGGAAAGTCCATGAGAAGTTCATGTTAATTGATGGCATCAGAGTGACAACGGGCTCCTACAG TTTCACATGGACCGATGGGAAGCTGAACAGCTGTAACTTGCTGGTGTTGTCAGGTCAAGTGGTTGAACAGTTTGACCTCCAGTTCAGAATTCTTTATGCCCAGTCAGACCCTATCAGCCCTAAACGCCTGTCAAGCTCCAGGAACAGTGGGATGTTTGATCATCTGGTGAGCAGAAGAGAGTCCTCTAAAGAATACTCTGTGAAAAGCAATTTGAGAGCAAAATTTGCCAGGATGTCTAGTACTcccaaaaaaatgttaaaaggacTAGATCTGGCTGAAGGTACTCCCGGAGGCAAACCTTGTAACCTGGGACACTCTTGCATCAGTGAAGTGGAGTGGTTCAGTGATCAGGAGGCTACAGCGGAGCAAAAGAATGCATCAACTCAAACTGGCCAGTGGGAAGAGGAGCCTGCAGTGATGGTGTGTAATGCTGGCACGCAGACCAATGTTCTCACAGATGAAATTGGCACTCAAACTTCTGTTGCTGCTAGAATGACGGGGACTCAGACCTCAGTTTTGCTGAAGACTGCAGTGACACAGACAAAGGAGGAAGAGTGTGCAGAAACACCCCTGCTTTACAGAAGGGCATCAAAAGAAGAATCCTTTCCACCTGGAAAGTCTGTATCAAATTCTAGCCTGCGATCGCTGTCTTCATCGTCGTCCCGGTGTTCTGTTACGAGCTCTACCAGCTCGCTCTCTTCTATTTGTTCCATCGAATACTCCAGCAGTCACAGGGCAGAGTATTTCCAGAAACTGCATAAGGAGAGGCAATTCCACTACTCCACCATCAGGTCAAAGTTCAGCCACATGGTGGACATCCTGTCCCGAAGGAGGCGTGTGCCTGAAAACTACATGAACCACTACACTGGAAAATGCAATCTAAATCAGAGGCGAGACATCAGTACCAGCCTGCGCAGCCTCCGGGATGTTTCCCTCTTTTCTCTGAATAAATGA